One segment of Cutaneotrichosporon cavernicola HIS019 DNA, chromosome: 4 DNA contains the following:
- a CDS encoding uncharacterized protein (to TIGR gene model, INSD accession), producing the protein MESEATTTAYELDRIRRRSSAGAAPAPFGLTAMTPVDNAVEDDDEVLEASIEPAMTRASRRSSRSADSPLAFKSLALTPMPVAPITPPDTPSKGISIPTPDPFAPGLAHSLPPTPGEAPDPFGSDTEHDAGATEETIVALPPVDRGAQAWSFLIAATCIEAVIWGLPYSVGVFHEYWVSTLFGPEATSTLTLASTLQTGLLFFSGALLGPLFAAFPWYERQIQLAGLALSTSGLIASAYATKPWHLLLTMGVMYPCSAATYLPCATNIFEWFVAKRGLATGIMYGGTGAGGTIYPFVVTALLHRFGYRATMLSIAVSYCILVAAGLFFTKRRVPLVRRVGAIKKRVRPKPDWVFVRTRAWCIGTTFMTLSSLGNFIPLLWTPSYARQVGIKTPSPAALVAMMNGVSVIGNLVSGSISDYVQPRYSVFAYSVVAAAACAGLWGFGTSAGALTGFVIVWGLTGQCLCGFWARMISTIARDDPAVPQIAFSAFISLKGIGAFTSGPISTALLKIDGFRGAGGAYGDTNFGVLIIFTAAMTLIGAIPMLAFPTS; encoded by the exons ATGGAGTCGGAGGCCACCACTACCGCGTACGAGTTGGACCGCATCCGCCGCCGTTCGTCGGCTGGCgctgcgcccgcgcccTTCGGCTTGACCGCCATGACACCTGTCGACAACGCtgttgaggacgacgacgaggtgctcgaggccTCGATCGAGCCGGCCATGactcgcgcgtcgcggcggtcTTCCCGGAGTGCAGATTCACCACTCGCATTCAAAAGTCTCGCTCTCACCCCGATGCCAGTGGCACCTATCACGCCTCCCGACACGCCCTCCAAAGGCATTTCTATCCCCACCCCCGATCCGTTTGCGCCTGGTCTTGCGcactcccttccccctACTCCCGGGGAAGCACCAGACCCGTTTGGGAGCGACACGGAACACGATGCTGGCGCGACTGAAGAAACGATCGTGGCTCTCCCACCCGTCGACCGTGGTGCACAGGCATGGAGCTTCCTCATTGCTGCGACATGCATTGAGGCGGTTATCTGGGGCCTCCCGTATTCAGTCGGCGTGTTTCATGAGTACTGGGTCTCAACGCTCTTCGGGCCAGAGGCCACCAGCACACTCACTCTcgcctccaccctccaGACCGGCCTTCTCTTCTTCTCTGGCGCGCTTCTTGGACC gctgTTCGCGGCCTTTCCCTGGTACGAGCGCCAGATACAGCTTGCgggcttggccttgtcgacgtCTGGGCTCATCGCGTCTGCGTATGCCACCAAG CCCTGGCATCTACTCCTGACAATGGGCGTCATGTACCCGTGCTCAGCAG CCACGTATCTCCCATGCGCGACCAACATCTTCGAGTGGTTCGTGGCCAAGCGCGGCCTAGCCACAGGTATCATGTACGGCGGCACGGGCGCAGGTGGCACCATCTACCCGTTCGTCGTTACGGCGCTGCTCCACCGCTTTGGATACCGCGCAACGATGCTGTCCATCGCCGTGAGCTACTGCATCCTCGTAGCGGCCGGCCTGTTCTTCACAAAGCGGCGTGTACCGCTCGTGCGCCGCGTTGGTGCAATCAAGAAACGTGTCCGCCCAAAGCCCGACTGGGTATTCGTTCGCACACGTGCGTGGTGCATCGGAACGACATTCATGACCCTCTCGTCCCTTGGCAACTTTATCCCTCTTCTATGGACCCCGTCCTACGCCAGGCAGGTCGGCATCAAaaccccctcccccgccgcccTAGTGGCAATGATGAACGGCGTCAGCGTGATCGGCAACCTCGTCTCAGGCTCAATCAGCGACTACGTCCAGCCCCGCTACTCGGTATTTGCGTACTctgtcgtcgccgccgcagcaTGTGCCGGTCTCTGGGGCTTCGGGACGAGCGCGGGCGCCCTCACGGGCTTTGTGATTGTGTGGGGCCTAACCGGCCAGTGCCTGTGTGGATTCTGGGCGCGCATGATTTCGACGATTGCGCGTGACGACCCCGCCGTCCCACAGATTGCGTTTAGCGCGTTCATCAGTCTCAAGGGTATTGGCGCTTTTACTTCTGGCCCAATCTCGaccgccctcctcaagATTGACGGTTTCCGCGGCGCCGGAGGTGCGTACGGTGACACCAACTTTGgcgtcctcatcatctTCACTGCCGCCATGACTCTGATTGGCGCCATTCCTATGCTCGCCTTTCCCACGAGCTAG
- a CDS encoding uncharacterized protein (ADP-ribosylglycohydrolase): protein MLKPDTTQLVNTTLHDRILGTLVGSAVGDAVGLYTEFLTAKRAEAEYPGRRFSLSPPTPFARDMHRLKHQLGDWTDDTDHALLILLSFLHGSLTPDDVAARLRVWVNQGLRALDSLPLGLGATVGAIVHDPAYLDNPVAAALKVWRKGNCNVAPNGSVMRTHPLGVVGLFTEEVEAMDNAARLSAITHVDPRCVVSCMIVTALVRGLIRGEVTTEAHIDGVIDRAVERYNCAPGPFQDALAVDVDEMSLGRGELRKYTHATSLATLDLDVEGIGYVYKALGSALLLLRQAMRRVAEARSSLAAKAVLFEPLITDLVMAGGDADTNACVAGALLGAYVGYTALPAHWRDGLRHGTWLTGKGEAVCRVLGVVEGGYEREEDTAVDGGREMVSADNQERRWMELQARMAAENTAYLQKQKEKEAVKALKTRWLRW from the exons ATGCTGAAACCGGACACAacccagctcgtcaacacGACACTCCACGACCGCATCCTGGGTACGCTCGTCGGCTCggccgtcggcgacgctgTCGGGCTGTACACCGAGTTCCTCACAGCGAAGCGCGCTGAGGCCGAGTATCCCGGCCGTCGTTTCTCCCTTTCCCCGCCAACACCCTTTGCACGCGACATGCACCGCCTCAAACACCAGTTGGGAGATTGGACAGACGACACGGaccacgccctcctcatcctccttTCCTTTCTGCACGGCTCGCTAACCCCGGACGACGTGGCCGCACGGCTGCGTGTCTGGGTGAATCAGGGCTTGCGCGCACTCGACTCGCTCCCTCTCGGCTTGGGCGCGACGGTTGGCGCGATCGTTCACGACCCAGCATACCTCGACAACCCCGTGGCCGCAGCACTCAAAGTCTGGAGGAAAGGCAATTGTAATGTCGCGCCCAATGGGAGCGTCATGCGCACCCACCCCCTCGGTGTGGTGGGGTTATTTACAGAAGAAGTTGAGGCGATGGACAACGCGGCGAGACTGAGCGCCATCACGCACGTCGACCCCCGATGCGTCGTGTCGTGCATGATCGTTACGGCACTCGTGCGCGGCCTGATCCGTGGTGAAGTGACTACCGAGGCACACATCGACGGCGTGATCGACCGGGCCGTTGAACGGTACAATTGCGCCCCGGGCCCATTCCAGGATGCACTGGCGGTGGATGTGGACGAGATGAGTCTTGGACGTGGCGAG ctgCGAAAATACACTCACGCCACATCCCTTGCCACGCTGGACCTAGATGTCGAGGGCATTGGGTACGTGTACAAGGCGCTTGGGTCGGCGCTCTTGCTCCTACGACAGGCGATGCGGCGTGTAGCGGAGGCACGCAGCTCACTTGCGGCCAAAGCGGTGCTGTTCGAGCCACTAATCACCGACCTGGTCATGGCGGGCGGTGACGCGGACACGAACGCATgcgtcgccggcgccctcctcggcgcgtaCGTCGGGTACACTGCACTGCCGGCACATTGGCGTGACGGGCTGCGGCACGGCACTTGGCTCACAggcaagggcgaggcggtgtgtcgcgtgctcggcgtggTGGAAGGTGGGTAtgagagggaagaggacACGGCTGTTGATGGCGGTAGGGAGATGGTGAGCGCCGACAATCAGGAACGGCGATGGATGGAGTTGCAGGCGCGCATGGCGGCGGAAAACACGGCGTATCTCCAGAagcagaaggagaaggaggcggtgAAAGCTCTGAAGACGAGATGGTTAAGGTGGTAG
- a CDS encoding uncharacterized protein (Beta-eliminating lyase) has translation MFGLKRLSGAYVSATRRSATRCISTAAGELKWLAEKDVIADVGGKVNVQRLRSVSRDFRTDTITIPTDAQLIAGIRATRGDDVELEDPDTVAFEARVARLAGKEAGLLCTSATGTNQIAVRSLLAQPPHSVVVDGRAHHFLNEAGGAALFSQATTHTALPENGLYLTAEDIEPVLQLGDDIHMAPTRLIVLENTMDGVVVPNEVAWGVRKLADQHGIKMHLDGARAWNAAAAALEGKEASEENITEALSAVCAPFDTISLCLTKSIGAPVGSVLVGSKEVIQRARWFRKMFGGAWRQSGPLVAAADWAVTHHFPRLGYTHELANRLAAGLQEAGCRIFLPVQTSMVFFDPAAAGVPLHEVEKAAAERGIRVRSNRLVVHHQTDPAAVDELIELIGGMAKGAVGPTTEKLRLGH, from the exons ATGTTTGGACTCAAACGACTTTCCGGTGCCTACGTTTCCGCGACACGGCGGAGTGCGACTCGCTGCATTTCCACAGCCGCCGGGGAACTGAAGTGGCTGGCTGAGAAGGATGTGATCGCCGACGTGGGGGGTAAAGTAAACGTCCAGCGCCTGCGTTCCGTCTCACGCGACTTCCGGA CCGACACGATCACGATCCCGACCGACGCGCAGTTGATTGCGGGAATCCGCGCGACGAGGggtgacgacgtcgagctcgaggacccCGACACGGTGGCGTTTGAGGCCCGTGTCGCCCGCCTGGCCGGCAAGGAAGCGGGGCTCCTCTGCACCTCAGCCACGGGGACCAACCAGATCGCCGTGCGgtccctcctcgcgcaACCCCCGCATTCGGTGGTAGTGGATGGCCGCGCTCACCATTTCCTGAACGAGGCGGGGGGCGCAGCTCTGTTCTCACAGGCCACGACCCATACAGCATTGCCTGAGAATGGGCTCTATTTGACCGCGGAGGATATCGAGCCTGTCCTCCAGCTCGGAGATGACATTCACATGGCTCCTACCCGCCTTATCGTGCTCGAGAACACGATGGATGGGGTGGTCGTGCCCAACGAAGTGGCGTGGGGtgtgcgcaagctcgcggACCAGCATGGGATAAAGATGCACCTTGACGGCGCACGCGCGTGGAatgccgcggcggccgctCTGGAGGGTAAGgaggcgagcgaggagaACATCACGGAGGCACTCAGCGCGGTGTGTGCCCCGTTCGACACGATTAGCCTGTGTCTTACGAAAAGCATCGGTGCCCCAGTTGGCAG CGTGCTGGTAGGGAGCAAGGAGGTGATACAGCGAGCACGCTGGTTTAGGAAGATGTTTGGTGGCGCGTGGCGCCAATCCGGCCCTCTCGTGGCCGCTGCAGACTGGGCTGTGACCCATCATTTTCCTCGCCTCGGATACACGCACGAACTGGCGAATCGCCTGGCTGCAGGTCTGCAGGAGGCGGGGTGCAGGATCTTCCTGCCCGTCCAGACGAGCATGGTGTTCTTCGACcctgctgcggctggcgTCCCCCTACATGAAGTGGAGAAGGCCGCAGCGGAGAGGGGAATCAGAGTGCGGTCGAACCGGCTGGTTGTTCACCACCAGACGGACCCTGCGGCGGTTGACGAGTTAATAGAACTCATTGGGGGGATGGCGAAGGGGGCTGTAGGCCCAACGACGGAGAAGCTGCGCTTGGGCCACTAA
- a CDS encoding uncharacterized protein (von Willebrand factor (vWF) type A domain), protein MGFAAKLAQANQAGQQSQGGGMGAPAGGAPGAPGAPGAYGQPPQQGQYGAPQQPSQYGAPQGGAGAPGAYGQQQQYGQQAGQYGQQGAYGQPGQQQPGQYGAPAVPGRPGQPGAPGAPGAYGQQPGAPGAPGAYGQQPGAPGAPGAYGQQPGQQPGAPGAPGAYGQQPGQQQYGQQQQYGQQPGQYGQQQGQGQYGQPQQQYGGAGAGAGAAVGGSTIPPQHIVQVLNQCIQEQHIGAFYRNPADVQRIADRIVQTGALQKLAAQWRLPAELAVDLVKIALFDTVILVDDSGSMAFEQGGERIDDLKMILGKIAGACSLFDEDGLTVRFLNSQVRGDHIRSEQEVLQLISQVQFSGLTPLGTSLDQKILQPLLVQPARSQQLRKPLLVIAITDGQPAGEDRGKLAQVITGAAHALAATPYGADAVSYQFSQVGNDKGAQKFLSDLDNDPQIGGLIDQTMEYEYEQQEMMTKTGQNLTPEMWLMKLLLGPIDSSYDSKDEKR, encoded by the exons ATGGGTTTCGCTGCAAAGCTCG CGCAGGCTAACCAGGCCGGCCAGCAGTCCCAGGGCGGTGGCATGGGCGCCCCCGCAGGTGGTGCC CCCGGTGCTCCTGGTGCTCCCGGCGCTTACGGCCAGCCTCCCCAGCAGGGCCAGTACGGTGCTCCCCAGCAGCCGAGCCAGTACGGCGCGCCCCAGGGTGGGGCCGGCGCTCCAGGCGCGtacggccagcagcagcagtacGGGCAGCAGGCGGGTCAGTATGGCCAGCAGGGTGCTTACGGTCAGCCaggccagcagcagcctgGTCAGTACGGCGCCCCTGCGGTCCCCGGTCGCCCTGGTCAGCCCGGCGCCCCCGGCGCTCCTGGTGCCTATGGTCAGCAGCCTGGCGCTCCTGGTGCTCCTGGTGCCTATGGTCAGCAGCCTGGCGCTCCTGGTGCTCCTGGCGCGTACGGCCAGCAGCCCGGCCAGCAGCCTGGCGCTCCTGGTGCTCCTGGCGCGTACGGCCAGCAGCCCGGTCAGCAGCAGTAtggccagcagcagcagtacGGCCAGCAGCCCGGCCAGTAtggccagcagcagggcCAGGGCCAGTACGGCCAGCCTCAGCAGCAGTACGGCGGggctggcgctggcgctggcgcggctGTTGGCGGCAGCACTATCCCGCCCCAGCACATTGTCCAGGTCCTCAACCAGTGCATCCAGGAGCAGCACATCGGCGCGTTCTACCGCAACCCGGCCGACGTGCAGCGTATCGCAGACCGCATCGTTCAGACCGGCGCGCTCCAGAAGCTCGCTGCGCAGTGGCGCCTGCCTGCTGAGCTCgctgtcgacctcgtcaagatTGCGCTCTTCGATACGGTCATTCTTGTTGACGACTCGGGCTCGATGGCCTTCGAgcagggcggcgagcgtATCGACGACCTCAAGATGATCCTCGGCAAGATTGCCGGCGCGTGCTCGCTCTTCGATGAGGACGGCCTCACTGTCCGCTTCCTCAACTCGCAGGTCCGCGGCGACCATATTCGCTCCGAGCAGGAGGTCCTCCAGCTCATCAGCCAGGTCCAGTTCTCCG GCCTCACGCCCCTTGGTACCTCGCTCGACCAGAAGATCCTCCAGCCCCTCCTTGTCCAGCCTGCACGCTCCCAGCAGCTCCGCAAGCCCCTGCTCGTCATTGCCATCACCGACGGCCAGCCCGCTGGCGAGGACCGCGGCAAGCTCGCCCAGGTCATCACTGGCGCCGCGCACGCCCTCGCTGCGACCCCTTACGGCGCCGATGCAGTCTCGTACCAGTTCTCGCAGGTCGGCAACGACAAGGGCG CTCAGAAGTTCCTTTCGgacctcgacaacgacCCCCAGATCGGCGGCCTCATCGACCAGACGATGGAGTACGAGTACGAGCAGCAGGAGATGATGACCAAGACGGGCCAGAACTTGACGCCCGAGATGTGGCTCATGaagctcctcctcggccccaTCGACAGCTCGTACGACtccaaggacgagaagcgctAA